Proteins encoded together in one Mercenaria mercenaria strain notata unplaced genomic scaffold, MADL_Memer_1 contig_4342, whole genome shotgun sequence window:
- the LOC128553805 gene encoding uncharacterized protein LOC128553805 — VSDEEKKLMGATIRNAINGGDQLALPAPQTRLPLMPGPSQYGNTLELPGPQAQLSHAATGLFRDMMPLQAPHARLAPTTPYHGAHQIQHPLVATALEGVRNTATPSPYVARPSLYAPTQGPSNNTGASRSNEDLPMNQSRAISTIQSKSNQDDSDLPSDIVDMLFDNFDNLPSSGQVNTTSNLTSMTRNHAPSFNNCVFNGLTINFNLN, encoded by the exons GGTGTCTGATGAAGAAAAGAAGTTGATGGGTGCCACAATTAGAAATGCCATTAATGGAGGAGATCAGCTGGCACTGCCAGCCCCTCAGACAAGACTACCATTAATGCCAGGGCCATCTCAGTATGGGAATACACTTGAGTTGCCAGGCCCTCAAGCACAACTATCACATGCAGCAACAGGTCTATTTAGAGATATGATGCCATTGCAAGCCCCCCATGCACGCCTAGCACCAACAACACCATATCACG GAGCCCATCAAATCCAACATCCACTAGTGGCAACGGCACTTGAGGGAGTAAGGAATACAGCGACACCATCACCTTATGTGGCCAGACCATCACTTTATGCACCTACCCAAGGACCATCAAATA ACACAGGAGCTTCTAGATCAAATGAAGATTTACCTATGAACCAGTCAAGAGCCATCAGCACCATCCAGTCAAAAT CAAACCAGGACGATTCAGATTTGCCTTCAGATATTGTCGACATGCTGTTTGACAACTTCGACAATCTGCCATCATCTGGCCAAGTCAACACAACATCAAACTTGACGTCCATGACTAGAAACCATGCACCAAGTTTTAACAACTGTGTTTTCAATGGACTCACCATCAACttcaatttaaattga